Proteins encoded within one genomic window of Humulus lupulus chromosome 1, drHumLupu1.1, whole genome shotgun sequence:
- the LOC133820962 gene encoding uncharacterized protein LOC133820962 — protein MWFAPTRMKSYYFGCGNQPRNSLWTYSYKPKTAMEVCVNDESVKFLSGWLQQWRERKFQICKDHIDCDTSDREKDDYIYSESDSDSGSQYEEDRLKNVLLVTGPVGVTTKTALSCYNYDESWYLVLFLDYFVPDDENFYFCIDMCIDFILSLHLFCSHHLWYSQ, from the exons ATGTGGTTTGCTCCCACAAG AATGAAGTCATACTATTTTGGTTGTGGTAATCAACCAAGGAATAGCTTATGGACTTACAGTTACAAGCCAAAAACTGCCATGGAG GTCTGTGTTAATGATGAATCTGTGAAGTTTTTGAGTGGGTGGCTACAACAATGGCGTGAAAGAAAGTTTCAAATATGCAAGGATCATATTGATTGTGATACAAGTGATAGGGAAAAAGATGATTATATCTATTCTGAAAGTGACTCCGATTCAGGAAGCCAATATGAGGAGGATAGGCTGAAAAACGTCCTCTTAGTTACAGGACCAGTTGGGGTAACTACAAAGACTGCATTATCTTGTTACAACTATGATGAGTCATGGTACTTGGTTTTGTTTCTAGATTACTTTGTGCCTGAtgatgaaaacttttatttttgtattgatatgtgcattgatttcattttgagcctccatcttttctgctctcaccatctttggtactcacaatga